The window TGTCCCAGGAAAACCGCCGTGGCGCGAGCAATCAGGAAATGGAACGCATGGTCGAGGCGATCAAGAGCGGCGACCCGCTGGCCGCCCACCAGGCTTGCGTCGACCACGTCCGCGCCGCCGCAACCGTTGCACTCGATTACCTCAAGCGCAAACAGGAAGAGACCGGGAAAATCCCCGAGATCACGCTGCCCATCGCGCTCAAAGAACCTCGCATAGGTCGCTAACCATGTTCAGCCCGAGCTTTTGTCCAAAGTGCGGTGGCGGTGACCTCGGTCACCAGCTGCCACCGGGCGATACGCACGAGCGCCTGATGTGCCGCGGCTGCGGCTATATCCATTACGTCAATCCGAAAATCATCGCCGGCTGCATCATCGAGCAAGACGGCAAGTACCTGCTGTGCCAACGCGCGATCCCGCCGCGTCCCGGTACCTGGACGCTGCCGGCGGGTTTCATGGAAGGCGGCGAGACCACCGAGCAGGCGGCGCTGCGCGAAGTCTGGGAAGAGAGCGGCGTGCGCGCGGAAATTCTCTCGCCCTACTCGATCTTCAGCGTGCCGAAGATCAGCGAGGTGTACATCATCTTCCGCGCCATCGCGCTGGAGATCACCGGCCAATACGGCCCGGAAACCCTGGACTACAAATTCTTCGCGCCCGAGGACATTCCTTGGGACAGCATCTATTACCCGGCGATCCGGCAGATCCTCGAACGCTATATCGAGGAACGCCAGGCCGGGGTTTACGGCATCTACATCGGCAATGACGATACCGGCAAGATCCACTTCATCCGCTGACATCTCCTAGGGCGCCACGCCCTCGACAATGATCACCTCGGCCCGGGCCACGCCCGCGCGGTGCCGTTTCGCCTCTTGATATTGCTCACTGTGATAACAGGCCAGCGCCTGCTCGTAAGAATCGAACTCGATGACCACGCTGCGTTGTGGGGTCGGCCGACCTTCCATCGCTTCGCTGCGCCCGCCGCGTGCCAACAGCTTCCCGCCATATAAAGCGAACGCCGCCGGGGCGCGTTGGGTGTATTGGCTGTATTGATCGGGGTCGGTGACATCCACGTGAGCAATCCAGTACGCCTTCATAGTGACCTCTTGGCTCAGTTTGTATTATGGTATACCAATAAATATACCCACCCAACACTGAGAGTTCCAGCATGGCCTTCAACAGCATCGAAGAAATCATCGAAGATTACCGACTAGGCAAGATGGTGCTTCTAGTCGATGACGAGGACCGGGAAAACGAAGGCGATCTGCTGCTCGCCGCCGACCGTTGCACCGCCGAGGCCATCAGCTTCATGGCCCGCGAAGCCCGGGGCCTGATCTGCCTGACCCTGACCGACGCGCACTGCCAGCGCCTCGGTCTGGAGCAGATGGTGCCGAGCAATGGCAGTGTGTTCAGCACTGCGTTCACCGTGTCCATCGAGGCCGCCGTGGGCGTGACCACCGGTATTTCCGCCGCCGATCGGGCGCGTACGGTGGCCGCCGCCGTCGCTGCCGATGCTGGTCCCACGGACATAGTGCAGCCCGGCCATATCTTCCCGCTTCGCGCCAAGGAAGGCGGCGTGCTGACCCGCGCCGGACACACCGAAGCCGGTTGCGACCTCGCGCGCCTGGCCGGCTTCACTCCCGCATCGGTGATCGTCGAGGTAATGAACGACGACGGCACCATGGCCCGCCGCCCTGACCTGGAAGTCTTCGCGCGCAAGCATGGGATCAAGATCGGCACCATCGCCGACCTGATCCACTATCGCCTGAGCACCGAGCACACCGTGGTGCGCATCGGTGAACGCGAATTGCCCACGGTGCACGGGACGTTCCGGCTGATCACCTTT of the Pseudomonas frederiksbergensis genome contains:
- a CDS encoding NUDIX hydrolase, which encodes MFSPSFCPKCGGGDLGHQLPPGDTHERLMCRGCGYIHYVNPKIIAGCIIEQDGKYLLCQRAIPPRPGTWTLPAGFMEGGETTEQAALREVWEESGVRAEILSPYSIFSVPKISEVYIIFRAIALEITGQYGPETLDYKFFAPEDIPWDSIYYPAIRQILERYIEERQAGVYGIYIGNDDTGKIHFIR
- a CDS encoding DUF1330 domain-containing protein, whose product is MKAYWIAHVDVTDPDQYSQYTQRAPAAFALYGGKLLARGGRSEAMEGRPTPQRSVVIEFDSYEQALACYHSEQYQEAKRHRAGVARAEVIIVEGVAP
- the ribBA gene encoding bifunctional 3,4-dihydroxy-2-butanone-4-phosphate synthase/GTP cyclohydrolase II, whose translation is MAFNSIEEIIEDYRLGKMVLLVDDEDRENEGDLLLAADRCTAEAISFMAREARGLICLTLTDAHCQRLGLEQMVPSNGSVFSTAFTVSIEAAVGVTTGISAADRARTVAAAVAADAGPTDIVQPGHIFPLRAKEGGVLTRAGHTEAGCDLARLAGFTPASVIVEVMNDDGTMARRPDLEVFARKHGIKIGTIADLIHYRLSTEHTVVRIGERELPTVHGTFRLITFEDRIEGGVHMAMVMGDIRREEPTLVRVHVIDPLRDLVGAEYNGPSNWTLWAALQRIAEEGCGVVVVLANHESSQALLERVPQLTQPPRQFNRSQSRIYSEVGTGAQILQDLGVGKLRHLGPPLKYAGLTGYDLEVVESIPFTG